The genomic segment TTCCCTCCACTACATTCACCTATCACTTTGCTTAGAATTCCTAGATGAAAGTTCCGCAATCTGCCCTGAACTCTAGCCAGTGATTGATATGTTTGTCACTCCAATTCTGTGAAAACCTCATAAGGGTTTGCAGAGTAGATGTAATTATGTTGCACTGGGACTTTagaacagtaataataatagcaaaccaAGGTTGCTAATGTAGAGCTGTCATTAAGGAACAAGGTAACTCTCAAATGAggacttaaaataaatgtttaataaaacaaaataatttcaaataataaattcattagAAACTGTATGTTCTCACTAAGCTCTATAATTTGTAGGTGGCTAATATGAGAATCTATACGTGTTAAATACGTCACAGGTAGAAGCCACTTTATGCTGATATAAAAGTCATAAGAATTCAAAAGAAAGCATTAATAAAAAGCATACACAAGAGCTTCAAGGCTTAAATTAGGGGTCTCTTATGATTTAGTTTACATCAAACTGTATGTGTGCATAAAATTTAATTCTtgataaaacaggaaaatatagCATGCTTGAaagtataaaagaatattattgtcataatttactattattatctaatgtgttttcatgttatttattgtgattatatataattaatatattaaatgatttACGAAGTAGGTAAACACTCTACCAGTACCCCATACAAGCTAGACAGATAGACCAAGtatcctatacacacacacaccctgcgtGTGTGGTTATCACCGTGGTCTTCCTCACCCTGCTCTCAGTCGTGATCTTGATCTTCTTTTACCTGTACAAGAACAAAGGCAGCTACGTCACCTATGAACCTGCAGAAGGCGAGCCCAGTGCCATCCTCCAAATGGAGAGTGACTCAGCCAAGGGCAGGGGCAAGGAGGAGTATTTCATCTGATGATTCCCGGGCCCCGAGGAGCTCATTCAGGCTCCAGTGCTAACACACTATTTATTAGGTGAAAGTTTTATCTGAAGCCAGTGAGAAGCATCGACTGATATGAGCAAACCTGAGCTCCTTCTAGGACA from the Canis lupus dingo isolate Sandy chromosome 12, ASM325472v2, whole genome shotgun sequence genome contains:
- the LOC112658317 gene encoding small cell adhesion glycoprotein-like gives rise to the protein MLLPPATCHSRMYPIQARQIDQVSYTHTHPACVVITVVFLTLLSVVILIFFYLYKNKGSYVTYEPAEGEPSAILQMESDSAKGRGKEEYFI